From the Desulfosarcina sp. BuS5 genome, one window contains:
- a CDS encoding DUF4037 domain-containing protein: MKGLKLSEEYYKSCGAPMIREKFPEFEHMIATGLVGDGSECYGLDDKISKDHDWGPGFCIWLNDENFRAIGSDLQREYDNLPDSFHGFKRLMSKWGGGRVGVFTIDEFYVKFIGIVQAPGSLDDWLYLPENNLAKCTNGKVFSDPSGEFSRIREKLLEFYPEDVRLVKVAARCMTAAQAGQYNYIRSIKRKEYFAALYSETKFCADIISLVFLLNRSYTPYYKWCHRAVRKLPVLGEFIYQKINELVQNHDPALKNRIIEEIGAGVVKELQNQDLSHSGSNFLLDHGPVIHDKISDDNLRQRDVWAG, encoded by the coding sequence ATGAAAGGATTAAAGCTCTCCGAAGAATATTACAAATCTTGCGGGGCTCCCATGATAAGGGAAAAATTCCCTGAATTCGAGCATATGATTGCCACAGGCCTTGTGGGGGATGGCTCCGAATGTTATGGGCTTGACGATAAAATATCAAAAGACCACGACTGGGGTCCTGGTTTTTGCATCTGGCTTAATGATGAAAATTTTCGAGCAATAGGCTCGGATCTGCAACGGGAATATGACAATCTTCCGGATAGCTTCCATGGATTCAAAAGATTAATGAGCAAGTGGGGCGGCGGCAGGGTAGGGGTGTTTACAATAGATGAGTTTTACGTAAAATTTATCGGAATCGTTCAGGCACCTGGTTCCCTTGATGACTGGCTTTATCTTCCGGAGAATAATCTTGCAAAATGCACCAACGGCAAGGTCTTTTCAGATCCGTCCGGGGAATTTTCCCGGATAAGGGAAAAGTTGCTTGAATTTTACCCGGAGGATGTCAGGCTTGTCAAGGTCGCGGCAAGGTGCATGACTGCGGCCCAGGCAGGGCAGTATAATTATATAAGATCGATCAAGCGCAAGGAATATTTCGCGGCCCTATACTCTGAAACCAAGTTCTGTGCAGATATCATTTCTCTTGTTTTCCTTTTGAACAGAAGTTATACTCCATACTATAAATGGTGCCATCGGGCAGTGCGAAAGCTTCCTGTCCTGGGGGAATTTATCTATCAAAAAATCAATGAGCTGGTGCAAAACCACGACCCGGCGCTTAAAAACAGGATTATCGAAGAGATAGGCGCGGGAGTTGTCAAAGAATTACAGAATCAAGATTTAAGTCATTCAGGGAGTAATTTTCTTCTGGATCACGGTCCGGTAATCCACGACAAGATAAGTGATGATAACCTGAGACAGCGCGATGTATGGGCGGGATAA
- a CDS encoding NAD-dependent epimerase/dehydratase family protein, with protein sequence MKNILIIGGSYFAGRILVEELLQRKNYNIYVYNRGNMPFNRGDVTELVGDRNDEQRIKEVIPDLDWDALIDFCAYTPDQIEKMIRAVPGNIGHYIFISTTTVNENVLDLPIKEDAPKLAGIQPELGQYADYGYNKWLSECKLKIECGRNGIPYTSLRPAIIFGEYNYAPRETYFFDLIRDNKRIFLPDNELGLFSFVWVVDLAKIIEKSIGNEKVFNQAFNVAGEELVSYKRLMEVFKEVCGKNIKTSKMSIELINQKGIPLPFPLDSHLVYSGRKIEKTLGFEYTPFVAGMKKTYEYYQLVQQAQSQ encoded by the coding sequence GTGAAAAATATTCTAATTATCGGGGGTAGTTATTTTGCCGGCCGGATTCTTGTGGAAGAGCTGCTCCAAAGAAAAAATTATAATATATATGTTTATAATAGAGGCAATATGCCCTTTAACAGGGGTGATGTGACGGAACTGGTCGGAGACCGTAATGATGAGCAGAGAATTAAAGAGGTCATCCCGGATCTGGACTGGGATGCCTTGATTGATTTCTGCGCCTATACACCGGATCAGATAGAAAAAATGATCAGAGCGGTTCCCGGAAATATTGGGCATTATATCTTCATCAGCACGACAACTGTAAATGAAAACGTACTCGATCTGCCCATCAAGGAGGATGCCCCAAAACTTGCAGGTATTCAGCCCGAATTGGGCCAGTATGCAGACTACGGATACAACAAATGGCTGTCCGAGTGTAAACTTAAAATAGAATGCGGGCGAAACGGGATTCCATATACCTCACTGCGGCCGGCAATAATTTTCGGGGAATATAATTATGCTCCCCGTGAGACATATTTTTTTGATCTTATAAGGGATAATAAACGTATTTTTTTACCTGATAATGAACTTGGCCTTTTCAGTTTTGTTTGGGTAGTTGATCTGGCTAAAATTATTGAGAAATCCATTGGAAATGAAAAGGTTTTTAATCAGGCCTTTAATGTTGCCGGAGAGGAACTTGTTTCTTATAAACGCCTTATGGAAGTATTTAAGGAAGTTTGCGGAAAAAATATTAAGACATCAAAGATGAGCATTGAATTGATCAATCAAAAGGGGATCCCCTTACCATTTCCCCTTGACAGTCATCTTGTATATTCAGGCAGGAAGATTGAAAAAACATTAGGCTTTGAATATACGCCTTTTGTGGCAGGCATGAAAAAGACTTACGAATATTATCAGCTTGTGCAGCAAGCCCAATCGCAATAA
- the lpdA gene encoding dihydrolipoyl dehydrogenase: MTSRITIIGAGPGGYAAALRAARLGAKVSLVERDQIGGTCLHRGCIPSKTMKTAAEIFENLGRAKEFGINCKNSPSLDIRRLMGKKDRVIQTLNHGMRGQLKEQNVTILKGEGFVNKHGLVSVRHGDGLTKEVQWDRLILSTGSEPGGIPSIPYDGERIISSDDILNISEIPDSLIIVGGGVIGCEFASIFSAFGSRVTIVEALSRLLPLSAVDDACSKVLQREMKKRKIAVNLNSTVGKVDIKGERAIVTIIPVISEKNSEKKNLKPVELEIDKILICTGRRSNIAGMGFGNIGLELDSGGWVFVDQHMQTGAEGVYAVGDMLGPEKVMLAHMASAEGLVAADNSMGKKTEIDYSAVPNAIFTIPEVACVGLTEAQACERGLNSRADSILFRTLGKAQAIGEIAGEAKIVSDVETGLIIGVHLIGSHVTDLIAEGALAVKNGITLKELAETIHAHPTIAEVMADVARKALDE, from the coding sequence ATGACTTCCAGAATTACAATTATAGGAGCAGGGCCCGGGGGCTATGCGGCCGCTCTTCGTGCTGCACGGCTGGGAGCAAAAGTTTCGCTGGTGGAAAGAGACCAGATTGGAGGCACATGTTTACACAGGGGCTGCATACCATCTAAAACCATGAAAACCGCAGCCGAGATATTCGAAAATTTAGGCCGGGCAAAAGAGTTCGGAATAAATTGTAAAAATTCTCCGTCGCTGGATATCAGGCGTTTGATGGGAAAAAAAGATAGAGTAATTCAAACACTGAACCATGGTATGCGCGGGCAGTTAAAGGAGCAGAATGTTACCATCCTTAAAGGTGAAGGATTTGTAAACAAACATGGACTGGTTAGTGTAAGGCACGGGGATGGTTTAACTAAAGAAGTGCAATGGGACAGGCTTATTTTGTCAACCGGCTCTGAACCTGGGGGTATCCCTTCAATCCCCTATGACGGTGAGCGGATAATTTCCAGCGATGACATCCTTAATATTTCTGAAATACCTGATTCACTAATAATAGTAGGCGGCGGAGTGATCGGATGCGAGTTTGCCTCGATTTTTTCTGCCTTTGGTTCCAGGGTAACCATTGTGGAAGCTTTATCACGTCTGCTGCCCCTTTCAGCAGTCGATGATGCCTGTTCAAAAGTACTTCAAAGGGAAATGAAAAAGCGAAAAATTGCTGTTAACCTGAACAGCACCGTTGGAAAGGTGGATATTAAAGGAGAAAGGGCTATTGTAACAATAATTCCTGTAATATCTGAAAAAAATAGTGAAAAGAAAAATTTAAAGCCTGTTGAGCTGGAAATAGACAAGATTCTGATATGCACGGGTAGAAGATCGAACATAGCCGGTATGGGTTTTGGAAATATCGGCCTTGAGCTTGACAGCGGCGGATGGGTCTTTGTGGATCAACATATGCAGACAGGTGCGGAAGGAGTTTATGCTGTCGGAGATATGCTTGGGCCTGAAAAAGTGATGCTTGCCCATATGGCGTCTGCCGAAGGCCTTGTTGCCGCTGACAACTCAATGGGAAAAAAAACGGAAATTGATTACAGTGCTGTTCCAAATGCTATTTTCACAATCCCCGAGGTAGCCTGTGTTGGATTAACAGAGGCTCAGGCATGCGAGCGCGGTCTCAATAGCCGTGCGGATAGTATATTGTTCAGGACCCTGGGCAAGGCCCAGGCAATAGGTGAAATTGCGGGAGAGGCAAAGATTGTTTCCGATGTTGAAACCGGCCTGATTATAGGTGTTCATCTGATAGGATCACATGTTACAGATCTGATTGCCGAAGGAGCTTTGGCAGTTAAAAACGGTATAACACTTAAGGAACTTGCGGAGACAATTCATGCCCATCCCACAATTGCGGAAGTTATGGCGGATGTCGCACGCAAGGCTTTGGATGAGTAG
- a CDS encoding NAD+ synthase: protein MKIAIAQINPIIGDFKYNCHKIKEYAARAMDLDCDLVVFSELVISGYPPRDLLERKEFVDANIEHLNKLINSIKGIGLICGFSDYSLCKNGNPLYNSAALFENGKLLYKAHKRLLPTYDVFDERRYFQPWREHSIFLYKGSRIGLTICEDIWNDSSLIQKRFYQKDPVAILVEQGADLIINISASPFVISKKELRWNLLSSIASKYKIPLIYANQTGGNDSLIFDGSSAAFDKYGQMAARAGDFTEDLVVFDLDSQNDAESYRDNIHPVSSSDEESVLKALVSGTRDYVSKCGFSQAVIGLSGGIDSALTAYVAVKALGRQNVSLIFMPSEYTSKDNYEDTEELAANLGIKQKIIPINGMFKEFLKYISPDFDKNNPDVTEQNLQARIRGTILMGLSNKHGSILLTTGNKSECGLGYCTLYGDMNGGLAVISDVPKTMVYDIAKFINRDKEHIPARIIDKAPSAELKDSQTDQDDLPPYEIIDPVLKGYIEDLKSADELVKSGFDRKIVEKIIKKVTLSEYKRQQAAPGLKITSKAFGYGRRYPIAQKYYETGVKA, encoded by the coding sequence ATGAAGATAGCTATTGCACAGATTAATCCTATAATCGGGGATTTTAAATATAATTGCCATAAAATTAAGGAGTATGCAGCAAGAGCCATGGATCTTGACTGCGACCTGGTTGTATTTTCCGAACTGGTTATATCAGGCTACCCGCCCCGGGATCTGCTTGAGAGAAAAGAATTTGTCGATGCAAATATCGAACATCTAAACAAGCTTATAAATTCCATAAAAGGTATCGGCCTTATTTGCGGTTTTTCAGATTACAGTCTTTGCAAAAACGGAAACCCGCTCTATAACTCAGCCGCTCTTTTTGAAAACGGCAAGCTTTTGTACAAGGCTCATAAAAGGCTGCTACCCACTTATGATGTTTTTGATGAAAGAAGATATTTCCAGCCCTGGCGGGAGCATTCAATTTTTTTATATAAGGGATCCAGAATAGGGCTTACAATTTGTGAAGATATTTGGAATGACAGCAGCTTGATTCAAAAGCGATTCTATCAAAAAGATCCTGTCGCCATTCTGGTAGAGCAAGGCGCTGATTTAATCATCAACATATCCGCCTCTCCTTTTGTTATCAGCAAAAAAGAATTGAGATGGAATCTGCTCAGCTCAATTGCCTCTAAATATAAGATTCCTTTAATCTACGCCAACCAGACCGGAGGCAATGACAGCCTGATTTTTGACGGATCCAGCGCAGCTTTTGACAAATACGGACAGATGGCGGCGCGAGCCGGTGATTTTACTGAAGATCTTGTGGTTTTTGATCTTGACAGTCAGAACGATGCTGAATCGTATCGGGATAATATCCATCCGGTTTCAAGCTCTGATGAAGAATCTGTATTAAAAGCCCTTGTCTCCGGAACAAGAGATTATGTAAGCAAATGCGGATTCAGCCAGGCGGTTATCGGTTTAAGCGGCGGGATTGATTCCGCCTTAACGGCATACGTCGCGGTAAAGGCGCTGGGCCGCCAAAATGTATCTCTAATTTTTATGCCTTCGGAGTATACATCAAAAGATAATTATGAAGATACGGAAGAATTGGCTGCAAACCTGGGGATAAAACAGAAAATAATCCCGATAAACGGGATGTTTAAGGAATTTTTAAAATACATCTCTCCTGATTTCGACAAGAATAATCCCGATGTAACTGAACAGAACCTGCAGGCCAGAATACGCGGCACAATCCTGATGGGATTGTCCAACAAGCATGGCTCTATTCTCCTGACAACCGGAAATAAATCAGAATGCGGCTTAGGATATTGCACTCTATACGGTGATATGAACGGAGGTCTGGCAGTTATTTCCGATGTGCCGAAAACAATGGTTTATGATATTGCGAAATTTATTAACAGGGATAAAGAGCATATCCCGGCACGAATTATTGACAAAGCCCCTTCAGCGGAACTTAAGGATTCGCAAACCGATCAAGACGATCTTCCACCGTATGAAATCATAGATCCCGTGCTAAAGGGGTATATCGAAGATTTGAAAAGCGCGGATGAACTTGTTAAAAGCGGTTTTGACAGAAAAATAGTTGAAAAGATTATTAAAAAGGTAACCCTTAGCGAATACAAAAGACAACAGGCCGCGCCCGGCCTGAAAATCACATCCAAGGCATTCGGATATGGACGAAGATATCCCATAGCGCAAAAGTACTATGAGACAGGAGTAAAGGCATAA
- a CDS encoding alpha/beta hydrolase, translated as MKDLSDIDYTYFDRPEILSRLFYPREEIHPSKPGRAEDMLIPVEDGFLIGARFHHADKEAPVILYFHGNGEIVSDYDDLGPLYLDRGINFLPVDYRGYGLSTGMPTVTGMMRDAHIIFEFVKNRLKENFFTGPLFIMGRSLGSASALEIAAHYEDLIDGLIIESGFAYALPLLRILGVDVDRLGIAEKNGMRNIDKAAGFKKPFLVIHAEFDHIIPFSDGKALFDSSPSTKKNMLMIPGANHNSIFAAGFEDYMQAIQEFTALARI; from the coding sequence ATGAAAGATTTATCAGATATAGATTATACTTATTTTGACAGGCCGGAGATCCTTTCCCGTTTATTTTATCCCCGGGAAGAAATCCATCCATCCAAACCAGGCCGGGCTGAGGATATGCTGATACCTGTGGAAGACGGTTTTTTAATAGGAGCGCGGTTTCATCATGCCGACAAAGAGGCGCCGGTTATCCTCTATTTTCATGGTAATGGCGAGATTGTGTCGGATTATGATGATCTTGGCCCTTTATATCTTGACAGGGGGATAAATTTTCTGCCTGTCGATTACAGGGGTTACGGTCTTTCAACCGGTATGCCCACTGTAACCGGCATGATGCGCGATGCGCATATTATTTTTGAATTTGTTAAAAACCGGCTTAAAGAGAACTTCTTTACAGGACCTTTGTTCATAATGGGAAGATCGCTCGGAAGCGCATCAGCGCTTGAAATAGCCGCACATTATGAAGACCTGATAGACGGGCTGATTATAGAGAGCGGCTTTGCCTATGCCCTGCCGCTGTTGAGAATTCTGGGCGTTGACGTGGACCGCCTGGGTATTGCGGAAAAAAACGGCATGCGCAATATTGATAAGGCCGCCGGATTTAAAAAACCATTCCTTGTCATACATGCCGAATTCGATCATATAATTCCCTTTAGTGACGGCAAGGCTCTCTTTGACTCCTCTCCTTCAACAAAAAAAAATATGCTCATGATACCCGGCGCTAACCATAACTCAATCTTTGCGGCAGGCTTCGAAGATTATATGCAGGCAATACAGGAATTCACCGCTTTAGCACGTATTTGA
- a CDS encoding integrase core domain-containing protein, producing MKDTEIYIKEYSNVKDLINALKQYFEFYNFERPHQSLNRNTPAEIYFGELAIQRAA from the coding sequence ATGAAGGATACCGAAATATACATCAAGGAATATTCGAATGTCAAAGATCTAATAAATGCATTGAAGCAATATTTTGAATTTTATAATTTTGAACGGCCTCATCAATCGCTGAATAGAAACACTCCCGCAGAGATATATTTTGGTGAATTAGCCATTCAGCGTGCGGCATAA
- a CDS encoding radical SAM protein, with product MTLFEPAYIKTCNSGLLNQKIEEANEALRNCTLCPRGCEVDRYASEKGTCKTGARARVVTYLPHFGEELPLRGTKGSGTIFFASCSLLCNFCQNYHITHKTAGKEVSDNELAEMMISLQNNGCHNISFVTPSHVVPQILSALKIAIAKGLKIPLVYDTSAYDSIKALKLLEDIIDIYMPDFKFWNPETAKLTCNAKNYPEAARKAIIEMHRQVGDLVINEAGLAERGLLIRHLALPKGLADTPRIMKFIANEISPQSYVNIMPQYRPCGTSFKIPALAVHIRKKEFETALKDAEEAGITRLEEQKYDFLL from the coding sequence ATGACTCTTTTTGAACCGGCTTATATCAAAACCTGTAACAGCGGATTGCTGAACCAAAAAATAGAAGAGGCTAATGAAGCCTTGCGTAACTGCACCCTCTGCCCCAGGGGATGCGAGGTCGATCGCTACGCTTCTGAAAAAGGCACTTGCAAAACAGGGGCCAGGGCACGGGTTGTGACATATCTCCCACACTTTGGAGAAGAGCTGCCGTTAAGGGGAACCAAAGGTTCAGGCACCATTTTTTTTGCGTCTTGCAGCCTGCTCTGCAATTTTTGTCAGAATTATCATATAACCCATAAAACAGCAGGCAAAGAAGTTTCAGATAATGAGCTGGCCGAAATGATGATTTCTCTGCAAAACAATGGTTGTCATAATATCAGTTTTGTTACACCGTCCCACGTTGTTCCGCAGATTCTTTCCGCTCTCAAAATTGCCATAGCAAAAGGTTTAAAGATACCCCTGGTTTATGATACAAGCGCCTATGACAGCATCAAAGCGCTTAAACTTCTTGAAGATATTATCGATATATATATGCCGGATTTTAAATTCTGGAATCCGGAAACAGCAAAACTGACATGCAATGCAAAAAATTATCCTGAAGCTGCGCGCAAGGCGATTATTGAAATGCACAGGCAGGTGGGAGATCTTGTTATCAATGAAGCAGGCCTGGCTGAACGGGGTCTGCTGATCAGGCATCTTGCCCTGCCGAAAGGGCTTGCAGATACACCCAGGATTATGAAATTCATCGCAAACGAAATATCTCCCCAAAGTTATGTAAATATAATGCCCCAGTACAGGCCCTGCGGCACATCCTTTAAAATACCTGCGCTTGCAGTTCACATACGTAAAAAAGAGTTTGAAACAGCCCTTAAGGATGCTGAAGAGGCGGGCATTACCCGTTTGGAGGAGCAGAAATACGATTTTCTGTTATGA